In Capsicum annuum cultivar UCD-10X-F1 unplaced genomic scaffold, UCD10Xv1.1 ctg82677, whole genome shotgun sequence, a single window of DNA contains:
- the LOC124895502 gene encoding uncharacterized mitochondrial protein AtMg00810-like, translating to MGFISSKTDVSLFIFNSDGVLIFILIYVDNIIITENNPLFLESVISKLGTEFAIRDLRPISFFLGIQVTHHSTGILLSQERYASDILTRAGMQACKLLPSPMSTSTKLHIGDSASFYKPTLYRQIVGALQYLTLTQPDLSFSV from the coding sequence ATGGGCTTCATAAGCTCAAAAACTGATGTGTCTCTATTCATATTTAATTCTGATGGAGTTCTGATTTTCATACTTATCTACGTCGATAATATTATCATTACTGAGAACAATCCTTTATTTCTTGAATCCGTCATCTCTAAATTAGGTACTGAATTCGCCATTAGAGACCTTAGACCTATATCATTCTTTCTAGGAATTCAAGTGACCCACCATTCTACTGGTATATTGTTGTCTCAAGAACGTTATGCCTCTGATATACTAACAAGAGCTGGAATGCAAGCTTGCAAACTGCTACCTTCTCCCATGTCTACTTCCACCAAGCTTCACATTGGTGATAGCGCCTCTTTCTATAAACCTACTCTCTATCGACAAATCGTAGGGGCACTACAGTACTTGACACTTACACAACCTGATCTCTCCTTCTCTGTT